The following coding sequences are from one Formosa haliotis window:
- a CDS encoding amino acid racemase — protein sequence MEKIAVIGGLGALSGADLFFKLLKNKSALKNQKHYHFIFEQQPYSQIESALFEAQDIKSRKFYTFNLCKNFEQKQVSKILMPCFASHSFIEELQKETSITIVNIFDAITHYLHSNFEKGTKIGVLTSSFVKESSLLKHYFQDYELIYPTNQSQLMQAIYGESGIKNGYLDGLPLEYVYEACMELKTKGCEVILPCITEISLLVNQLQTRGISIIDVNEVYADYALAKGHSEPVKPFKLGIVGGVGPSATVDFMNKIILSTPAEKDQDHIKMIVEQNPQIPDRTANLIQNDTDPTLALFSTCKKLEAAGSHAIAIPCNTAHAFLTEIQEHLNVPIVNMITTTAEYILEHFGKDSKVGLLATSGTIQSKVYFQVLTHYGLQVVIPDETHQNYVMDSIYGKFGVKAGYTQGHCKTQILKGVTYLIKKEAQVIILGCTELPLMFPQPQEEKHSHTKVELIDPTLILAKHIVSLAKSAI from the coding sequence ATGGAAAAAATTGCTGTAATTGGTGGCTTAGGAGCTTTGTCTGGAGCCGATTTATTTTTTAAACTACTTAAAAACAAATCCGCTTTAAAAAATCAGAAGCATTATCATTTCATTTTTGAACAACAACCTTACAGCCAAATTGAATCTGCCTTATTTGAAGCTCAGGATATAAAATCCAGAAAATTTTATACGTTTAATTTATGTAAAAATTTTGAGCAGAAACAAGTTTCTAAAATTCTTATGCCTTGTTTTGCAAGCCATTCCTTTATAGAAGAATTACAAAAGGAAACATCCATTACTATTGTCAATATTTTTGATGCCATAACCCATTATCTCCATTCTAATTTTGAAAAAGGAACAAAAATAGGTGTGCTTACGTCTAGTTTTGTAAAAGAATCGTCCTTATTAAAACACTATTTTCAGGACTACGAATTAATATATCCTACCAATCAAAGTCAATTAATGCAGGCCATTTATGGAGAATCGGGAATAAAAAACGGCTACTTAGATGGCTTGCCATTAGAGTATGTTTACGAGGCTTGCATGGAGTTAAAAACAAAAGGTTGCGAAGTTATTTTGCCATGTATCACCGAAATCTCATTACTGGTAAATCAGTTACAAACCAGAGGAATTTCGATAATCGACGTGAATGAGGTGTATGCAGATTACGCTTTGGCTAAAGGACATAGCGAGCCCGTTAAGCCCTTTAAATTGGGAATTGTTGGAGGTGTTGGTCCTTCGGCAACGGTCGATTTTATGAATAAGATTATTCTAAGTACGCCAGCAGAAAAAGATCAGGATCATATAAAAATGATTGTTGAACAAAACCCGCAGATTCCTGATAGAACAGCAAATCTCATTCAAAACGACACCGACCCCACCCTCGCCTTATTTTCAACTTGCAAAAAACTAGAAGCGGCGGGCTCTCATGCTATCGCTATACCGTGTAATACCGCGCATGCCTTTTTAACAGAAATCCAAGAGCATCTTAATGTACCCATTGTGAATATGATAACCACCACTGCGGAATACATTTTAGAACATTTTGGAAAAGACTCTAAGGTTGGATTATTGGCTACCAGTGGCACCATACAAAGTAAGGTTTATTTTCAGGTTCTTACCCATTACGGACTTCAGGTTGTGATTCCAGATGAAACCCATCAAAACTATGTGATGGACAGTATTTACGGTAAATTTGGTGTTAAAGCTGGATATACGCAGGGGCACTGCAAAACACAAATTCTTAAAGGCGTGACCTACCTGATAAAAAAGGAAGCTCAAGTTATTATTTTGGGGTGTACAGAATTACCGCTCATGTTCCCTCAACCACAAGAAGAGAAGCATAGCCACACCAAGGTTGAGTTGATTGATCCTACTTTAATTTTAGCAAAACACATCGTGAGTTTAGCGAAATCAGCTATTTAA
- a CDS encoding LutC/YkgG family protein has protein sequence MSSRNDILASIKSNKPELLSIPTIDLEVFEDSRALVDEFVLKVETAGGQVVKVDSKDKVMNHVGTLFPEAKVKYSALDYTGQFNTVDFETLTNPKDLEDLDVLVLESDLGVAENGAVWVKDNLLPMRVLPFITKHLVLVVHQEHLMPFMHQAYQKLNVEDTDFGVFISGPSKTADIEQSLVIGAHGALSLSVFLV, from the coding sequence ATGAGTAGTAGAAATGACATATTAGCAAGCATAAAAAGCAATAAACCAGAACTATTAAGTATACCGACTATCGATTTAGAGGTATTTGAGGATTCTAGAGCTTTGGTAGATGAATTTGTTTTAAAAGTAGAAACAGCTGGCGGACAAGTGGTGAAAGTGGATTCCAAAGACAAGGTAATGAATCATGTGGGTACTTTGTTTCCAGAAGCCAAAGTAAAATATTCGGCCCTTGATTATACCGGCCAGTTTAATACGGTCGATTTTGAAACATTGACCAATCCAAAAGATTTAGAAGATTTAGATGTTTTGGTCTTAGAAAGCGATTTAGGTGTTGCCGAAAATGGCGCCGTTTGGGTTAAAGACAACTTGCTACCTATGCGTGTACTACCTTTTATAACCAAACATTTGGTTTTAGTGGTGCATCAAGAACACCTTATGCCGTTTATGCATCAAGCCTACCAAAAACTAAATGTTGAAGATACCGATTTTGGTGTTTTTATTTCTGGCCCATCAAAAACTGCAGATATCGAGCAATCGTTAGTTATTGGCGCTCATGGGGCGTTAAGCTTATCTGTGTTTTTGGTTTAA
- a CDS encoding lactate utilization protein B, whose amino-acid sequence MSHSQAAAIFNKDEKKVNWHDKALWFVRHKRDKAAHSVTGWEALRNLGQGIKAHTLSNLDNYLIQFEENALKNGVQVHWAKNADEHNKIVHSILKAHNAKKVVKSKSMLTEECHLNPFLEADGIEVIDTDLGERIVQLAKEPPSHIVLPAIHKTKEDVDALFQEHLGTKPCAGDPQYLTGEARKHLREKFVNADAAITGVNFAIADTGGFVVCTNEGNADMGAHLAPVHIACMGIEKIIPKQEHLGVFLRLLGRSATGQHITTFSSHFRKPREGAKMHIVIVDNGRTEQLSRPDFRASLQCIRCGACMNTCPIYRRSGGHSYDATIPGPIGSILSPGKDLTKHSTLPFASTLCGSCSDVCPVKIDIHTQLYKWRQIITKEVPQPFVKKSSMKFMGTMFAKPATFEKVGKAARWSLRNLPKGVINSKPNVWGNARDLPSGPEESFDEWYKKRKKDE is encoded by the coding sequence ATGAGTCATTCACAAGCGGCAGCTATATTTAATAAAGACGAAAAGAAAGTTAATTGGCACGACAAAGCCCTTTGGTTTGTACGTCATAAACGCGATAAGGCTGCTCATTCTGTTACAGGGTGGGAGGCTTTACGTAATTTAGGACAAGGGATTAAGGCGCATACCTTGTCTAATCTTGATAATTATTTAATTCAGTTTGAAGAAAACGCATTAAAAAACGGTGTGCAGGTGCATTGGGCTAAAAATGCCGATGAGCATAATAAAATAGTACACAGTATTTTAAAAGCGCACAATGCTAAAAAAGTGGTGAAAAGTAAATCGATGCTCACCGAAGAATGTCATTTAAACCCTTTTCTAGAAGCCGATGGTATAGAAGTTATCGATACGGATTTAGGGGAACGCATCGTGCAATTAGCTAAAGAACCGCCAAGCCATATCGTACTACCCGCGATTCATAAAACTAAGGAAGATGTCGACGCATTGTTTCAAGAGCATTTGGGTACGAAGCCCTGTGCTGGCGATCCGCAATACTTAACCGGAGAAGCTAGAAAACACCTTAGAGAAAAATTTGTAAATGCAGATGCGGCCATTACAGGGGTTAATTTTGCGATTGCAGATACAGGTGGTTTTGTGGTTTGTACCAATGAAGGTAATGCCGATATGGGCGCACATTTAGCTCCTGTTCACATCGCCTGTATGGGGATAGAAAAAATTATTCCAAAACAAGAACACTTAGGTGTTTTTCTTAGATTATTGGGGCGCAGCGCTACTGGACAACACATTACAACTTTTTCATCTCATTTTAGAAAGCCTCGTGAAGGTGCTAAAATGCATATCGTTATTGTTGATAACGGCAGAACCGAGCAGTTAAGTCGTCCAGATTTTAGAGCTTCTCTGCAATGTATTCGTTGTGGTGCTTGTATGAATACCTGCCCGATTTACAGACGTAGTGGCGGACATAGTTACGATGCCACGATTCCTGGTCCTATAGGTTCGATCTTATCACCCGGAAAAGATTTAACCAAGCACAGTACTTTACCATTTGCTTCCACCTTATGCGGATCGTGTTCGGATGTATGTCCGGTGAAAATAGACATTCATACACAACTCTATAAATGGCGACAAATTATAACGAAAGAAGTGCCGCAACCTTTTGTGAAAAAATCATCTATGAAATTTATGGGTACGATGTTCGCCAAACCTGCCACGTTCGAAAAAGTGGGAAAGGCAGCGCGTTGGTCCTTAAGAAATCTGCCTAAAGGTGTAATTAATTCGAAACCTAATGTATGGGGAAATGCACGCGATTTACCATCGGGACCTGAAGAAAGTTTTGATGAATGGTACAAAAAAAGAAAAAAAGATGAGTAG
- a CDS encoding (Fe-S)-binding protein yields MKVGLFIPCYINQLYPQVGKATLELLEKLNVDVVYPSGQTCCGQPMANSGYENESVGACTHFVNNFKTFDYIVTPSGSCAYHVKKHFDVIPQTEDVINVRNNVYELCDFILNVLKIKDVGASFPYKVGIHKSCHGLRGLRLGSCSEKVTPEYSYIGELLAEVTGTEIIKLSREDECCGFGGTFAVAEEAISVKMGKDRVQDHLDHGAEVITATDTSCLMHLEGLITRNKQPLKVLHIAEILNSVN; encoded by the coding sequence ATGAAAGTAGGATTATTTATCCCTTGTTATATCAATCAATTGTATCCACAAGTAGGAAAAGCAACCTTAGAATTGTTGGAAAAACTAAATGTGGATGTGGTGTATCCTTCAGGGCAAACCTGTTGTGGTCAGCCTATGGCTAATTCGGGTTACGAAAACGAATCTGTAGGCGCTTGTACACATTTTGTAAACAATTTTAAGACCTTCGATTATATTGTAACCCCTTCTGGAAGTTGTGCCTATCACGTTAAAAAGCATTTTGATGTGATTCCGCAAACCGAAGATGTTATTAATGTTAGAAACAATGTTTACGAACTATGCGATTTTATCCTCAATGTGTTAAAAATTAAAGATGTTGGTGCAAGTTTTCCGTATAAAGTGGGTATTCATAAAAGTTGCCATGGATTACGAGGATTGCGTTTAGGATCGTGTTCAGAAAAAGTAACTCCAGAATATTCGTATATCGGTGAGTTGTTAGCCGAAGTGACGGGCACAGAAATTATTAAACTAAGCCGTGAAGATGAATGTTGCGGATTTGGAGGAACCTTTGCGGTGGCCGAAGAAGCGATATCTGTAAAAATGGGTAAAGATCGCGTTCAAGATCATTTAGATCACGGGGCAGAAGTTATTACCGCTACAGATACGTCTTGCTTAATGCATTTGGAAGGGTTGATAACACGAAACAAACAACCTTTAAAAGTGTTGCATATCGCCGAAATTTTAAACAGTGTAAATTGA
- the fucP gene encoding L-fucose:H+ symporter permease, giving the protein MKNTEKVPVVSKEVLIPFILITSLFALWGFANDITNPMVAAFGTVMEISTAKAALVQFAFYGGYATMAIPAALFVRKYSYKKGILLGLSLYAFGALLFFPAAKYEVFGFFLGSLYILTFGLAFLETTANPYILAMGDERTSTQRLNLAQAFNPIGSLFGMFVASKFILTVLDSDKRNEMGELIFTTLDEAQKAVIRTHDLAIIRNPYVILGVVVIIMLIIISLAKMPNIGNQEAHGPAKESFKRLFKNGKYREGVIAQLFYVAAQIMCWTFIIQYADNLGISKATAQNYNIVAMVIFLTSRFISTYLMRFIDSKKLLTIFAIGAMITISGVILIEGMLGLYCLVATSAFMSLMFPTIYGIALKGLSEEDSTLGAAGLVMAIVGGALMPILQGTIIDKGTIGGFAAVNVSFILPFLCFCVIAIYGYRTMKVYND; this is encoded by the coding sequence ATGAAAAATACAGAAAAAGTTCCAGTGGTATCAAAAGAGGTTTTAATACCCTTTATTTTAATTACCTCATTGTTTGCGTTGTGGGGATTTGCGAACGACATTACAAACCCTATGGTGGCAGCATTTGGAACCGTTATGGAAATATCTACGGCCAAAGCCGCTTTAGTGCAATTTGCATTTTATGGTGGTTATGCTACCATGGCCATTCCTGCAGCTTTATTTGTTAGAAAATATAGTTATAAAAAGGGTATTTTATTGGGGCTCTCGCTTTATGCTTTTGGAGCATTATTGTTTTTTCCGGCCGCCAAATACGAGGTGTTTGGGTTTTTCTTAGGATCACTTTATATACTAACCTTCGGATTAGCTTTTTTAGAAACTACGGCCAATCCCTATATTTTAGCGATGGGCGATGAGCGTACGTCTACCCAACGTTTAAACTTGGCACAAGCCTTCAATCCAATCGGGTCGTTGTTTGGTATGTTTGTCGCTTCAAAATTTATTTTAACTGTTTTAGATTCTGATAAACGTAACGAAATGGGGGAATTAATTTTCACCACTTTAGATGAAGCTCAAAAAGCTGTCATTCGAACGCACGATCTCGCAATCATTAGAAATCCTTATGTTATTTTGGGCGTGGTGGTTATTATTATGTTGATCATTATCTCGCTAGCAAAAATGCCTAACATCGGTAACCAGGAGGCTCATGGTCCGGCGAAAGAATCGTTTAAAAGATTGTTTAAAAACGGAAAATACAGAGAAGGTGTTATCGCCCAATTATTTTATGTGGCCGCACAAATTATGTGTTGGACGTTTATAATTCAATATGCCGATAATTTAGGAATATCTAAAGCAACAGCTCAAAATTATAATATAGTGGCCATGGTTATCTTTTTAACAAGCCGATTTATTAGTACGTATTTAATGCGTTTTATAGATTCTAAAAAGCTACTTACCATATTTGCTATTGGAGCTATGATTACTATTTCTGGTGTTATTTTAATAGAAGGAATGTTAGGTTTATATTGTCTTGTAGCCACGTCGGCGTTCATGTCGTTAATGTTCCCAACCATTTACGGAATTGCGCTTAAAGGACTTAGTGAAGAAGATTCTACACTGGGTGCGGCAGGGTTAGTAATGGCTATTGTAGGTGGTGCTTTAATGCCTATCTTACAAGGAACTATTATCGATAAAGGCACTATAGGCGGCTTTGCAGCAGTTAATGTGTCTTTTATTTTACCATTTTTATGCTTTTGCGTGATTGCTATTTACGGGTATAGAACTATGAAAGTGTATAACGATTAA
- the aldA gene encoding aldehyde dehydrogenase: protein MKTFKQYINGKFVESTSTDVIEILNPCTEEVLSLMPVGSVKDAQLALDAAQASQHAWKSLPAVERGRYLNKMADVIRENRVFLAETLAAEQAKVMGLAQVEIDVTAEYFDYYAGFARRIEGEIIQSDRSKEHIFLHKAPIGVAVGILPWNFPLFVMARKVAGSLITGNTCVINPSSIAPNTVMEFAKLASEIGLPAGVLNYVCGKGSIVGNALSSSPITGIISLTGSVGAGQMVMEAAAKNITKVSLELGGKAPAIVCADANLELAVNAVVTSRVTFSGQVCNCAERLYVEESIHDQFLDMVAKKLKSLKVEDAFSKNNPDMSALVSKDQLDKVTEMVEYAKKEGAEVIVGGNRTPGFDKGYFYQPTLLTNVTQNMQIIQEEVFGPVLPVMKFSTLDEAIALANDCEFGLTSSIFSENFNKVMHAAEELQYGETYINREHFEAIQGFHAGWKKSGIGGADGKHGMEEYLQTKVIYAQYRS, encoded by the coding sequence ATGAAAACATTTAAGCAGTACATAAATGGAAAGTTTGTAGAATCGACGTCTACAGATGTCATTGAAATTTTAAACCCGTGCACCGAAGAAGTTTTATCATTAATGCCTGTTGGTAGTGTTAAAGATGCACAACTTGCATTAGACGCTGCACAAGCATCGCAACACGCTTGGAAATCGCTTCCAGCAGTAGAACGAGGTCGATATTTAAATAAAATGGCCGATGTTATTCGTGAAAATCGTGTGTTTTTAGCTGAAACTTTAGCAGCAGAACAAGCGAAGGTTATGGGTTTAGCACAGGTTGAAATTGATGTTACTGCAGAATATTTTGATTATTATGCTGGATTTGCGAGACGTATTGAAGGCGAAATTATACAGAGTGATAGAAGTAAAGAACATATCTTTTTACACAAAGCACCAATTGGTGTAGCGGTTGGAATTTTACCTTGGAACTTCCCATTGTTTGTAATGGCTAGAAAAGTTGCAGGATCTTTAATTACAGGGAATACCTGTGTGATAAACCCAAGTTCTATCGCACCAAATACGGTTATGGAATTTGCTAAATTAGCTTCAGAAATAGGTCTTCCTGCTGGAGTTTTAAATTATGTTTGTGGTAAAGGTAGTATTGTTGGTAATGCCCTTTCTTCTAGTCCGATAACAGGAATTATTAGTTTAACAGGTAGTGTTGGTGCTGGCCAAATGGTTATGGAAGCAGCCGCAAAAAACATTACAAAAGTATCTCTAGAATTAGGAGGTAAAGCACCAGCTATAGTTTGTGCTGATGCCAATTTAGAATTAGCCGTTAATGCAGTTGTAACCTCTCGAGTAACGTTTAGCGGACAAGTATGTAACTGTGCAGAGCGTCTTTATGTAGAAGAATCTATTCACGATCAATTTTTAGATATGGTCGCTAAGAAATTAAAATCTTTAAAAGTAGAAGATGCATTTTCTAAGAACAATCCAGATATGAGTGCTTTAGTGTCTAAAGATCAATTAGATAAAGTAACCGAAATGGTTGAGTATGCTAAAAAAGAAGGAGCCGAAGTTATTGTTGGAGGTAATAGAACACCAGGATTTGATAAAGGTTATTTCTATCAGCCAACCTTACTAACAAATGTAACTCAAAACATGCAAATTATTCAAGAAGAAGTCTTCGGGCCTGTTTTACCTGTGATGAAATTTAGTACTTTAGACGAGGCTATCGCTTTAGCAAATGATTGTGAATTTGGATTAACATCTTCTATATTCTCAGAAAATTTCAATAAAGTAATGCATGCTGCAGAAGAATTACAGTATGGTGAAACCTATATTAATAGAGAACATTTTGAAGCCATTCAAGGTTTCCATGCCGGTTGGAAAAAATCGGGTATAGGTGGAGCAGATGGAAAACACGGAATGGAAGAATATTTACAAACAAAAGTGATTTACGCACAGTATAGATCGTAA
- a CDS encoding AraC family transcriptional regulator — protein MAKLINKVELGDPSTKKQNFIDVNLKLLCCRYWYLDLWDCHDMVYPFWRIYWNKNEGGELTLQDKVYKMEPDFLYIISPFTSFSTRYLKRHEFDSGIHVSGKNLSERHNEAYYERKYLIHFFTHFNLGTPFDNVFPGIFKVELSDHLKERLIYLTERLKVENHDFKLTFNLKLQAFIKEAISNIGVELWKTINIDERVLVVLRFIEANIEEKLSNSELAELVNMAPNSFSRLFKEEMHVTLHSFIQNRKIAKACEIFEHTNETIEGISFKLGFSDRYHFSRVFKAITGLSPALYKSGRYTS, from the coding sequence ATGGCAAAATTGATAAATAAAGTAGAGTTAGGAGACCCGTCAACTAAAAAGCAAAATTTTATAGATGTTAATTTAAAGCTTCTGTGTTGTAGGTATTGGTATCTCGATTTGTGGGACTGTCACGATATGGTGTATCCGTTTTGGAGAATATATTGGAATAAAAACGAAGGCGGCGAGCTTACGCTACAGGACAAAGTATATAAGATGGAGCCCGATTTCCTGTATATTATTTCACCATTTACCTCTTTTTCTACACGTTATTTAAAGCGTCATGAATTTGATTCGGGGATTCATGTGTCTGGAAAAAACTTGTCCGAACGCCATAATGAAGCCTATTACGAGCGTAAATATTTAATTCATTTTTTTACGCATTTTAATTTGGGAACGCCTTTCGATAATGTGTTTCCTGGGATTTTTAAAGTGGAATTATCCGATCATTTAAAAGAGCGTTTAATCTATTTAACGGAGCGGTTAAAGGTTGAAAATCATGATTTTAAATTGACCTTTAATTTGAAATTACAAGCGTTTATAAAAGAGGCTATATCTAATATAGGAGTCGAGCTGTGGAAGACCATTAATATAGACGAACGTGTTTTGGTTGTGTTGCGTTTTATAGAAGCTAATATCGAGGAGAAGCTGAGTAATTCTGAGTTGGCAGAGCTAGTAAATATGGCCCCTAATTCGTTTTCTAGATTGTTTAAAGAAGAAATGCATGTAACGCTGCATAGCTTTATTCAGAATCGTAAAATTGCTAAAGCTTGCGAAATATTTGAACATACCAACGAAACGATTGAAGGAATTTCGTTTAAATTAGGCTTCTCAGATCGCTATCATTTTTCTAGAGTTTTTAAGGCTATAACTGGACTTTCTCCTGCTTTATATAAATCTGGAAGGTACACCTCTTAG
- the rhaD gene encoding rhamnulose-1-phosphate aldolase: MATRMGRTKCRKHFYELNFFFDKEDILKKTKGKTFTPFDFPKGTAGYVLFITGTGCYLRSLIDEIEEAACILYINDDATGYTIIWGGKREGFGPTCELISHSSIHLFNTEHNPTHLAIVHTHPLELIVMSHHPLFDNEEELNRQIWMMCPEVRVFVPKGIHCTPYALSSTAALAKVTIEAFKTRNVSLWEKHGATATGEDVEKAWDYLDVANKGAKLLLMSWAAGFEPAGLSNDQLTELEQFT, encoded by the coding sequence ATGGCAACGCGAATGGGCAGAACGAAATGCAGGAAACATTTCTATGAACTTAACTTCTTTTTTGACAAAGAAGACATCCTAAAAAAAACCAAAGGTAAAACCTTTACTCCTTTCGATTTTCCTAAAGGCACTGCTGGTTATGTCTTGTTTATTACGGGTACAGGATGCTACTTAAGAAGCTTAATTGATGAGATTGAGGAAGCAGCATGTATCCTTTATATAAACGATGATGCTACAGGATACACCATTATTTGGGGTGGTAAACGCGAAGGTTTCGGCCCAACTTGCGAGCTGATCTCCCACTCTAGTATTCACCTGTTTAACACAGAGCACAACCCGACGCATTTAGCTATAGTACATACACATCCGTTAGAGTTAATAGTAATGAGTCACCACCCATTATTCGACAACGAAGAAGAATTAAACAGACAAATCTGGATGATGTGTCCGGAGGTTCGTGTATTTGTTCCAAAAGGTATTCACTGTACACCTTACGCACTTTCTAGTACAGCAGCTTTAGCTAAAGTAACTATAGAAGCCTTTAAAACTAGAAATGTATCGCTATGGGAAAAACACGGTGCCACTGCAACAGGAGAAGATGTTGAAAAAGCGTGGGACTATTTGGATGTAGCCAATAAAGGTGCCAAATTATTATTAATGAGTTGGGCTGCAGGTTTTGAACCAGCAGGTTTGTCTAATGACCAATTAACGGAATTAGAACAATTCACCTAA
- a CDS encoding L-fucose isomerase — MSRLIGRLPKIGIRPTIDGRELGVRESLEDQCMDMAKAAAKLIEDNLRFPSGEQVECVIADTTIGGVADAAACADKFKREGVEVSITVTPCWCYGTEVMDTDPLRPKAVWGFNGTERPGAVYLAAALAGYAQKGFPAFGIYGREVQDAGDLSIPKDVEEKLLRFAKAGLAVAQMNGKSYLSIGYSSMGISGSMVDVNFLQDYFGVRAEFVESVELLRRMDEGIYDKEEYEKALAWTKANCKEGADRNNPEAQKSAEVKAKEWEKVVKMTLICRDIMNGNPKLKELGFGEESKGRNAIMGGFQGQRQWTDYQPNADFTESILNSSFDWNGIRQAYVFATENDCLNAVSMLFGHLLTNTAQIFSDVRTYWSPESVERVTGKKLEGLAKDGIIHLINSGSTTLDATGQQRDADGNPTMKPFWEITEDEVQKCLDKTQWPPATVEYFRGGGFSSNFKTEGVMPLTMCRINLVKGIGPVLQIVEGWSVDLPDDIHNVLNNRTDPTWPTTWFVPRVTGEGFFKDTYTVMAKWGANHGAISYGHIGADLISLAALLRIPVNMHNVADEDVFRPASWSAFGENLESADYRACATYGPLYGFKS; from the coding sequence ATGAGTAGATTAATAGGTAGATTACCAAAAATCGGAATTCGTCCTACCATTGACGGACGTGAACTTGGGGTTAGAGAATCTTTAGAAGATCAATGTATGGATATGGCAAAAGCTGCCGCCAAGTTAATTGAAGACAATTTAAGATTTCCTAGCGGAGAACAAGTAGAATGTGTTATTGCAGACACCACTATTGGAGGTGTTGCAGATGCCGCTGCTTGCGCCGATAAATTTAAAAGAGAAGGCGTAGAAGTCTCTATTACCGTTACACCGTGCTGGTGCTATGGTACCGAAGTTATGGATACCGATCCTTTAAGACCAAAAGCAGTTTGGGGGTTTAATGGTACAGAACGCCCTGGAGCGGTATATTTAGCTGCAGCATTAGCAGGTTATGCTCAAAAAGGATTTCCAGCCTTCGGAATTTACGGTCGTGAAGTTCAAGATGCTGGCGATTTAAGCATTCCTAAAGATGTAGAAGAAAAACTGTTGCGTTTTGCTAAAGCTGGTTTAGCTGTAGCACAAATGAACGGAAAATCATACCTATCTATAGGTTATAGTTCTATGGGGATTTCAGGGTCTATGGTCGATGTTAATTTCTTACAAGACTATTTTGGAGTTCGTGCCGAGTTCGTGGAATCTGTTGAATTATTACGCAGAATGGATGAGGGCATTTACGATAAAGAAGAATACGAAAAAGCATTAGCTTGGACCAAAGCGAATTGTAAAGAAGGCGCCGATAGGAATAATCCTGAAGCCCAAAAGTCTGCCGAAGTCAAAGCTAAAGAATGGGAAAAAGTCGTAAAAATGACCTTAATTTGTCGCGACATAATGAACGGAAACCCTAAACTAAAAGAATTAGGCTTTGGGGAAGAATCTAAAGGTCGAAACGCTATTATGGGTGGTTTCCAGGGGCAACGCCAATGGACCGATTACCAACCTAATGCCGATTTTACAGAGTCTATCTTAAACTCCTCTTTCGATTGGAACGGGATTCGTCAAGCCTACGTTTTCGCCACAGAAAACGACTGTTTAAACGCCGTTTCTATGTTATTTGGACATTTATTAACCAATACAGCGCAAATATTCTCGGATGTAAGAACCTATTGGAGTCCAGAATCTGTAGAACGTGTTACCGGAAAAAAACTAGAAGGTCTTGCCAAAGACGGTATTATTCACCTAATTAACTCGGGTTCTACCACACTAGATGCAACAGGGCAACAACGCGATGCCGATGGCAATCCTACAATGAAACCATTTTGGGAAATTACCGAAGATGAAGTTCAAAAATGCTTAGACAAAACACAATGGCCACCAGCCACTGTAGAATATTTTAGAGGCGGCGGATTCTCTTCTAACTTTAAAACCGAAGGTGTTATGCCTTTAACCATGTGCCGTATAAACCTTGTAAAAGGTATCGGTCCTGTTTTACAAATTGTAGAAGGTTGGAGCGTTGATTTACCAGATGATATTCACAATGTATTAAATAACAGAACAGACCCAACGTGGCCAACCACTTGGTTTGTACCTAGAGTTACCGGAGAAGGATTCTTTAAAGACACGTATACCGTTATGGCGAAATGGGGAGCAAACCATGGTGCTATTTCTTACGGACACATAGGTGCCGACTTAATTTCATTAGCTGCACTATTAAGAATACCTGTAAACATGCACAATGTTGCAGATGAAGATGTTTTCCGCCCAGCCTCTTGGAGTGCTTTTGGAGAAAATCTAGAATCTGCAGATTATAGAGCTTGTGCTACTTACGGCCCTTTATACGGATTTAAATCTTAA